A stretch of the Saccharolobus caldissimus genome encodes the following:
- a CDS encoding cation transporter: protein MISVKILRRVSNIFLITGVFLIPFFVLEIIYGILYNSYVLLADSYHAIIDSLLAFLFYITLVKINMKSRRFPWGLYNLESLAILIASIFIAYLSANLIMNMLYYNKEGSIISNIPPWFSFIIFVNSIYSFVIYFIERKYRYLAIISNDMKHSLLDGITEAIAGISLIKENKLLVIFVTLSIITFTITDLIKELKDSILSLLGASCNCPLKYHIINELISKKINVVNLYLRRLGSFYAVHVYVALPTDITLGKAYKIKRRVKNLISKYENVVLIDVRLIPLTEKKQKKILNQIYVPNSR, encoded by the coding sequence TTGATTTCGGTCAAAATTTTAAGGAGAGTGTCCAATATCTTTTTGATAACTGGTGTCTTCCTTATACCCTTTTTTGTTCTAGAAATAATATACGGAATATTATATAATTCTTATGTTTTATTAGCTGACTCTTATCATGCGATAATAGACTCTTTATTAGCTTTCCTCTTTTATATTACTTTAGTAAAAATAAATATGAAATCGAGGAGATTTCCTTGGGGTCTTTATAACTTAGAGAGTTTAGCAATACTTATAGCCTCAATATTTATTGCTTATCTATCAGCTAATTTAATTATGAACATGCTCTATTATAATAAGGAAGGCAGTATAATATCTAACATACCTCCTTGGTTTTCCTTTATCATATTTGTAAATAGTATTTATTCATTTGTTATCTATTTTATTGAAAGAAAATATAGGTATTTAGCAATAATAAGTAATGACATGAAGCATTCGCTATTAGATGGAATTACGGAAGCTATAGCGGGTATAAGTCTGATTAAAGAAAATAAACTCTTAGTAATATTTGTAACGCTTAGCATAATCACATTTACTATTACTGATCTAATTAAAGAGCTAAAAGATTCCATTTTATCTCTCTTAGGCGCCTCTTGCAACTGTCCCTTAAAATATCATATTATTAATGAATTGATTTCTAAGAAAATAAATGTGGTGAATCTTTATTTAAGGAGACTTGGATCATTTTACGCAGTCCATGTTTATGTAGCATTACCGACTGATATAACTCTCGGCAAGGCATATAAAATAAAAAGGAGAGTTAAAAATTTAATAAGTAAATATGAAAATGTTGTACTAATAGATGTTAGGTTAATACCATTAACCGAAAAGAAGCAAAAGAAGATATTAAATCAAATCTATGTTCCTAACTCTAGGTAA
- a CDS encoding menaquinone biosynthesis family protein — translation MVTIKVGALADSGDLYPFIPLMEGKIKPEGFNLEFEIIPTVQDINEAVLKKEVDVSVPSVAMYPYIQDDYYILSNAVATATDGITGMPILSIREMKEDEITKSRLIVHGQNTTAFTLYKLLIGRYGKLVIVRRVLDEIKALGKEGDVLVAVHEIKMMYALKKLGINVVKLGSMWDMWKNLSKGIPMPMGMVVFSKELGRELALKFKEVYEKSKKYAETHLDEIIPKDVEIMRESQKADIDEEIVRKTIWADIEEYNVPIDQVKRGLEFFYKVCEERGILPRVRNIDLI, via the coding sequence ATGGTAACAATTAAGGTTGGAGCGTTAGCTGATTCAGGGGACCTATACCCGTTTATACCTTTAATGGAAGGGAAAATTAAACCTGAAGGTTTTAATTTAGAGTTTGAAATAATACCAACTGTTCAAGATATAAATGAGGCAGTACTTAAAAAGGAGGTTGACGTATCAGTTCCATCTGTTGCTATGTATCCCTATATTCAAGATGATTATTACATATTAAGTAATGCAGTAGCTACTGCAACTGATGGAATAACTGGGATGCCTATTTTAAGTATTAGAGAGATGAAAGAAGATGAAATAACTAAGAGTAGACTAATAGTACATGGACAAAATACTACCGCGTTCACACTTTACAAGCTCTTAATAGGGAGATACGGAAAATTGGTAATAGTAAGAAGAGTTTTAGACGAAATTAAGGCTTTAGGTAAAGAAGGGGATGTACTAGTAGCAGTCCATGAAATCAAAATGATGTATGCTTTAAAGAAGCTAGGTATCAATGTGGTTAAACTTGGAAGCATGTGGGATATGTGGAAGAATTTATCAAAAGGAATACCCATGCCTATGGGAATGGTAGTATTTTCTAAAGAATTGGGAAGGGAATTAGCTTTAAAGTTTAAGGAAGTCTATGAGAAAAGTAAAAAATACGCAGAAACACATTTAGATGAGATAATACCAAAAGATGTTGAAATAATGAGAGAGTCACAAAAGGCTGATATTGATGAAGAGATCGTAAGAAAAACAATTTGGGCTGATATCGAGGAGTATAATGTACCAATAGATCAAGTTAAAAGAGGCTTAGAGTTCTTTTACAAAGTATGTGAAGAGAGAGGAATATTACCTAGAGTTAGGAACATAGATTTGATTTAA